The Peribacillus sp. FSL E2-0218 genome contains a region encoding:
- a CDS encoding putative hydro-lyase has protein sequence MIDLSQADPAELRSMIRNAELIEPTAGMANGYAQANLAILKKEHAFDFLLFCQRNPKSCPLLDVTEIGSAIPAFAAPDGDIRTDIPKYRVYKRGELTDEVTDISKYWEEDMVGFLIGCSFTFEHALLNNDIPIRHIEEGCNVPMYKTNIPCMEAGIFHGKMVASMRPIPQKDVVRAVQVTSRFPAVHGGPIHIGDPEAIGVCNIDQPDFGDPVTVHQGEVPVFWACGVTPQSIAMETKPEIMITHAPGHMFITDIRDEKLGVL, from the coding sequence ATGATCGATCTTTCTCAAGCGGACCCCGCGGAGTTGCGTTCAATGATTCGAAATGCCGAATTGATTGAACCGACCGCAGGAATGGCCAATGGGTATGCCCAGGCAAACTTGGCCATCTTAAAAAAGGAGCATGCTTTTGACTTCTTATTATTCTGTCAGCGCAACCCTAAATCATGTCCCTTGCTGGATGTAACGGAAATTGGTTCTGCCATTCCCGCATTTGCAGCTCCCGATGGGGATATACGCACGGATATTCCTAAATACAGGGTATACAAACGTGGGGAATTGACTGATGAGGTAACAGATATATCAAAATACTGGGAAGAGGATATGGTTGGTTTTCTGATTGGGTGCAGCTTTACCTTCGAGCACGCTCTGTTAAACAATGATATTCCGATTCGCCATATTGAAGAGGGCTGTAATGTACCCATGTATAAAACCAATATTCCTTGTATGGAGGCAGGGATTTTCCATGGCAAGATGGTGGCTAGCATGAGACCGATCCCTCAAAAGGATGTGGTGAGGGCTGTTCAAGTGACTTCGCGTTTCCCGGCAGTTCATGGGGGACCGATCCACATCGGGGATCCTGAAGCAATCGGGGTGTGCAATATCGATCAACCGGACTTTGGTGATCCCGTAACGGTGCATCAGGGGGAAGTGCCAGTCTTTTGGGCATGTGGCGTAACGCCGCAATCCATCGCCATGGAAACAAAACCGGAAATC